A genomic stretch from Telmatocola sphagniphila includes:
- the secD gene encoding protein translocase subunit SecD yields MQRNFSRRTILCLIPLLIATLLVGRAYMKYRDSGQGFKLGIDLVGGTILVYELDQTVSKAGEGSAADVDMKELAAALKRRLDPADLKNVTIRPVGSGKKRIEIILPTVAKQFGGDQSTGDADSKVGTGKKNLNQEEIEEFKKLIQAVGSLEFRMLANDADTDDKKGIQAAQEYLENPANKDILERAAIDGVPPPGPSAPDGEFLALNEPATYSWAPIDDRYRTSLGLQNANEGKGDLWMKVAEARKEGKAYLQVNRGNGDEGEGQVSSMLIYSRECKSLKLSQQQREERKYEYFILTRSSDSLKVGGSVTITAREGNGFSNKGRNFLEFTLNSAGSSQFAKLTRKNKPSGDATGTKQMRQFAIILDGLITSAPQINSPITGGSGIIEVGSIKDVREIVQILKSGALPASLKPLPVSENTIGATLGEDTIKSGTWAVFLAFVAVLIFMVIYYRFAGLVASLALLANLLLTVGFMVAVNATFTLPGLAGLVLMLGMAVDANVLIYERLREERDRGNSIATALRNGYDRAFPTIIDTHLSSIFTAIVLYTVGNDQLKGFGVSLTAGLIISLFTSLFMTRLIFDYCLHRNWLKQLRMLRFFSKPSIDFMAIRKLMFTATAILTILGLGLFLARGSNGLNVDFVGGTAYGGQFKTEKSISELRHLLSDERQKTLLAIDSVKSVEDPSGKFKNIYAIKYKDGSEQQVTLANPPLGETTEQKEAAVAKRASQLPDWSVEQIFLQSQSGSNSRYFTVRTTEMEPELVQIALDRLCREGDTAAGASLLLTTDFTITPKDKHWLLNFIDPTTKEPVPTSPSFVKTLLEREFRTKAPEVGNADLIDVRGEGAAIEGRYTTMRFDLADNPIARKLNAQEVESLLKSGEAAFASRPQPERLETFDSTLADETKNRAVYAILASWLAILLYLWFRFGSWTFGAAAVICLIHDLCFTLGAIAICYYVHDTAFGKLLGLKDFKIDLPAVAALLTLVGYSVNDTIVVFDRIREVRGKNPKLTEQMINDSVNQTLSRTLLASLTTWLVVIVLYAFGGDGVHLFAFVMVIGVIVGTYSSIYIASPLLLIFGEGVEPETQATRALAAAAAKA; encoded by the coding sequence ATGCAACGGAATTTCAGTCGAAGAACCATACTCTGCCTCATCCCGCTCCTGATTGCGACCTTGTTGGTTGGTCGCGCCTACATGAAGTATCGCGACAGTGGGCAGGGCTTCAAACTAGGTATCGACCTGGTAGGCGGTACGATTCTGGTTTACGAACTGGATCAGACTGTCTCTAAGGCCGGTGAAGGATCGGCAGCTGATGTCGATATGAAGGAACTAGCCGCCGCTCTGAAGCGGCGTCTCGACCCCGCCGACTTGAAGAACGTAACGATTCGTCCAGTCGGCTCGGGTAAGAAACGCATTGAAATTATTCTGCCCACCGTTGCCAAACAATTTGGCGGCGATCAGTCAACGGGAGATGCCGACAGCAAAGTCGGTACCGGAAAGAAGAATCTGAATCAGGAAGAGATCGAAGAATTCAAAAAGCTGATTCAGGCGGTCGGAAGTCTTGAATTTCGAATGCTGGCTAACGATGCGGATACCGACGACAAGAAAGGGATTCAGGCAGCACAGGAATATCTCGAAAATCCCGCCAATAAAGATATCCTGGAGCGAGCTGCGATCGATGGTGTGCCTCCCCCGGGTCCATCTGCTCCGGATGGGGAATTCCTCGCTTTAAACGAACCAGCCACCTATAGCTGGGCTCCCATCGACGATCGCTATCGGACCTCCCTGGGTCTGCAAAACGCCAACGAAGGCAAGGGTGATCTTTGGATGAAAGTGGCCGAAGCGCGTAAAGAAGGCAAAGCTTATCTGCAAGTTAATCGGGGTAATGGCGATGAAGGAGAGGGACAAGTCTCTTCCATGCTGATTTACAGCCGGGAATGCAAGAGCTTGAAGCTCTCTCAGCAGCAGCGTGAAGAACGCAAATACGAATACTTCATTCTGACCCGATCCAGCGACTCACTCAAGGTGGGTGGTTCGGTGACAATTACTGCCCGCGAAGGTAACGGCTTCAGCAATAAAGGCCGCAACTTCCTCGAATTCACACTGAATTCCGCAGGGAGCAGCCAGTTCGCGAAATTGACCCGTAAGAACAAGCCCTCGGGCGACGCGACCGGCACCAAACAAATGCGTCAGTTCGCCATTATTCTCGACGGCCTGATCACATCCGCTCCCCAGATCAACTCGCCCATCACCGGTGGCAGCGGTATCATCGAAGTCGGTAGCATCAAGGATGTTCGGGAGATCGTTCAGATCTTGAAATCGGGTGCCCTGCCCGCTTCTTTGAAACCCCTTCCGGTCAGCGAAAATACGATCGGTGCCACCCTGGGTGAAGACACGATCAAGAGCGGTACCTGGGCCGTGTTTCTGGCCTTCGTGGCGGTTCTGATTTTCATGGTGATTTACTACCGCTTCGCCGGGCTGGTCGCCTCCCTCGCTCTCTTGGCAAACTTGTTACTGACTGTTGGCTTCATGGTTGCCGTCAACGCCACATTCACCCTGCCTGGTTTGGCCGGTCTGGTTCTTATGCTCGGGATGGCTGTGGACGCCAACGTTCTGATTTATGAACGCTTGCGGGAAGAACGAGATCGAGGGAACTCAATCGCCACAGCTCTTCGAAACGGTTATGATCGGGCGTTCCCGACAATTATCGATACCCACTTAAGTAGTATTTTCACGGCCATCGTGCTTTACACGGTGGGTAACGATCAGCTCAAAGGCTTTGGCGTCAGCTTGACCGCCGGCTTGATCATCAGTTTGTTCACTTCGCTCTTTATGACTCGATTGATTTTCGATTACTGCCTGCATCGGAATTGGCTCAAACAGCTTCGCATGCTGCGATTTTTCAGCAAGCCCAGCATTGATTTTATGGCCATCCGAAAATTAATGTTTACGGCAACTGCGATACTGACAATTTTGGGACTTGGGCTCTTCCTGGCGAGAGGCTCCAATGGTTTGAACGTCGACTTCGTCGGTGGTACGGCCTATGGTGGCCAATTCAAAACCGAGAAGTCGATATCGGAGCTTCGCCACCTTCTCAGCGATGAACGCCAGAAAACCCTACTGGCTATCGATTCTGTGAAAAGTGTTGAGGATCCCTCCGGCAAGTTTAAGAATATTTATGCCATCAAGTATAAAGATGGTTCCGAACAGCAGGTAACGCTGGCGAATCCGCCGTTGGGAGAAACTACGGAACAAAAAGAAGCCGCGGTCGCCAAGCGGGCAAGCCAATTGCCAGATTGGTCCGTGGAGCAAATTTTCCTGCAGTCTCAGTCGGGGAGCAATAGCCGGTACTTTACGGTCCGTACCACGGAAATGGAGCCGGAATTGGTGCAAATCGCTCTCGACCGACTTTGCCGCGAGGGCGATACCGCAGCCGGTGCCAGCTTGCTTCTAACGACCGACTTTACGATTACTCCCAAGGACAAACATTGGCTTCTGAACTTCATCGATCCGACCACCAAAGAGCCTGTCCCCACTTCTCCGAGTTTCGTGAAAACTCTTCTCGAACGAGAGTTTCGTACGAAGGCCCCGGAAGTCGGAAATGCCGATCTGATCGATGTTCGTGGGGAAGGCGCGGCCATTGAAGGTCGCTATACCACAATGCGATTCGACTTGGCCGACAATCCGATTGCTCGAAAGCTCAATGCCCAGGAAGTGGAATCACTCTTGAAGAGTGGTGAAGCGGCTTTCGCTTCGCGTCCTCAACCGGAACGTCTGGAAACATTCGATAGTACGCTGGCGGATGAAACCAAAAATCGAGCGGTCTACGCTATTCTGGCTAGCTGGCTAGCCATCTTGCTCTACCTGTGGTTCCGCTTCGGAAGCTGGACCTTTGGAGCCGCGGCCGTGATCTGCCTGATCCACGACCTCTGCTTCACCTTGGGTGCTATCGCGATTTGCTACTACGTGCACGATACGGCCTTCGGCAAACTGCTGGGTCTCAAAGACTTCAAGATCGACCTGCCGGCCGTCGCAGCCTTGCTGACCCTAGTAGGTTACTCGGTCAATGATACTATCGTTGTGTTCGATCGAATTCGCGAAGTGCGCGGCAAAAACCCCAAGTTAACCGAGCAAATGATCAATGACAGTGTAAACCAGACACTATCGCGAACTTTGCTGGCCTCGTTGACGACTTGGCTGGTGGTTATCGTGCTCTATGCCTTCGGCGGCGACGGGGTGCACCTGTTCGCGTTTGTGATGGTTATTGGCGTTATCGTGGGAACTTACTCATCGATTTACATCGCCAGCCCGCTGCTGTTGATTTTCGGGGAAGGTGTTGAACCGGAAACGCAGGCTACTCGAGCTTTAGCAGCCGCGGCTGCTAAAGCCTAA
- the yajC gene encoding preprotein translocase subunit YajC: MNMLQAFSLLADADPNAAQPAGPPPAANMIMLLLPLGLFFFLMVTSSRKQKQTMQNLLSSLKKNDKVETTAGIFGTVVALKENEDEVTLRTDDTSNTRIRVRKSSIIRIIGSEEEQKVLENKT, encoded by the coding sequence ATGAATATGCTCCAGGCGTTCTCCTTATTAGCAGACGCCGACCCCAATGCAGCGCAGCCGGCTGGTCCGCCCCCAGCCGCCAATATGATCATGTTGCTGTTGCCGCTGGGACTGTTCTTTTTCTTGATGGTCACTTCTTCCCGCAAGCAGAAGCAGACCATGCAGAACTTGCTTTCCAGCCTCAAAAAGAACGATAAGGTCGAAACCACTGCCGGAATCTTCGGGACCGTCGTCGCTCTGAAAGAGAACGAAGACGAGGTCACTCTTCGGACGGATGACACCAGTAATACTCGCATACGAGTTCGAAAAAGCTCGATCATCCGAATCATAGGTTCGGAAGAAGAACAGAAAGTCCTGGAAAACAAGACCTAA
- the tgt gene encoding tRNA guanosine(34) transglycosylase Tgt, giving the protein MEFNFKLLHKNGLARRGVMQTPHGSIQTPVFMPVGTQGTVKGITPEQLHALNTQIILGNTYHLALRPGDDLVAELGGLHQFNGWDKPILTDSGGFQVFSLAEVRKINDDGARFRSHIDGKLLELTPERAVQIQENLGSDIAMVLDECPPADAPLEKMQDAVRRTILWAKRCRDAHVRKDQVLFAIVQGGINLGVREQCARHLVDLDFPGYALGGFSVGESPELMHAALPDCASFLPENKPRYLMGVGRPQDLLEGVAAGIDMFDCVMPTRNGRNGHAFTHEGQLKLKNAQHRRDPRPVMSDCDCYCCKNFSRAYLHHLFHANEMLGPTLLSIHNIRYYLALMEQAGLAIENGTFGEYRASCLARWSSGI; this is encoded by the coding sequence ATGGAATTTAATTTCAAACTCCTCCATAAGAATGGACTAGCCCGACGCGGCGTGATGCAGACTCCCCACGGGTCGATTCAGACACCGGTTTTTATGCCGGTAGGTACCCAGGGAACGGTCAAGGGAATCACTCCCGAGCAACTCCACGCCCTCAATACCCAGATAATCTTGGGGAATACTTATCACCTGGCGTTACGGCCCGGCGATGATCTGGTGGCCGAACTCGGAGGATTACATCAATTCAATGGCTGGGATAAACCAATCCTGACCGACTCCGGGGGATTTCAAGTCTTCAGTCTCGCCGAAGTCCGGAAAATCAATGATGACGGTGCCAGATTCCGCTCGCATATCGATGGCAAATTATTGGAGCTGACTCCGGAACGAGCCGTTCAGATTCAGGAGAATTTGGGCTCAGATATTGCAATGGTTCTGGACGAGTGCCCCCCCGCCGATGCTCCGCTGGAAAAGATGCAGGATGCCGTACGACGTACGATTTTGTGGGCGAAACGGTGCCGGGATGCCCATGTTCGAAAGGATCAAGTTCTTTTTGCGATCGTCCAGGGCGGTATAAATCTTGGAGTTCGTGAGCAGTGTGCCCGCCACCTGGTCGACCTAGATTTTCCTGGTTATGCCCTCGGTGGATTCAGTGTCGGCGAGTCACCAGAATTAATGCACGCCGCGCTGCCCGACTGTGCCTCTTTTCTGCCGGAAAATAAACCTCGCTATTTGATGGGAGTTGGTCGCCCTCAGGATCTACTGGAAGGCGTAGCGGCAGGAATTGACATGTTTGACTGTGTTATGCCGACGCGAAACGGAAGAAATGGGCACGCCTTCACGCACGAAGGTCAGTTGAAATTGAAGAACGCACAGCATCGGCGAGATCCCCGACCCGTCATGTCCGATTGCGATTGTTACTGTTGCAAGAATTTTAGCCGGGCTTATCTGCATCATTTGTTCCATGCAAATGAGATGCTGGGGCCTACCCTCCTGTCCATTCATAATATCCGCTACTATCTGGCGTTGATGGAGCAGGCAGGACTTGCGATAGAAAATGGGACTTTTGGCGAGTATCGGGCCTCTTGCCTTGCCCGGTGGTCCAGCGGTATCTAG
- a CDS encoding DNA-directed RNA polymerase subunit alpha C-terminal domain-containing protein, with translation MDAVIDLKALLVEREDCDAGTVQKLREGLAQGGNQFKSLREVTQLLAKKIESSPPAVAKKLHLKLGIANYFLGFMNQSAENLKHAEVPLGYFYHGRALANLQQHEEALKALDRAEKSGYSAPQVQLQRANVYRLKGDWTHARSILSKLEELASHSAEFHYQSALCTLAEGDKAKALKSLEKAIEFDPGHTGALFQLGYFNDLSGNDHEAISFYERCLKYPPVHKGTLNNLGVLYEDNAKYDKAVECFNRLLQADPNDDRARLFLKDASASLTMHYNPEEEQSSTIFRQVLEVPVTDFELSVRSRNCLKKMGIRTLGDLTRITEASLLASKNFGETSLDEIKNIMGAKGLRIGQSLEQGMQYEMRYRPQQQLSPEEQAMMNKPVSDLNLSVRARKCMNRLSILTIGELVSRTADELLEAKNFGQTSLTEIREKLTELGIKLRGD, from the coding sequence GTGGATGCCGTGATCGATTTGAAAGCTCTATTGGTCGAACGGGAAGATTGCGATGCCGGAACCGTGCAGAAATTGCGCGAGGGCTTAGCCCAGGGCGGCAACCAATTCAAGAGTCTGCGGGAAGTGACTCAACTACTGGCCAAGAAGATCGAATCTTCGCCCCCAGCCGTGGCAAAAAAACTCCACCTTAAGTTGGGTATTGCCAATTATTTCCTCGGTTTCATGAATCAATCGGCCGAAAATCTCAAGCACGCAGAAGTGCCCTTGGGATATTTCTACCACGGCCGCGCACTGGCGAATCTGCAGCAGCACGAAGAAGCTTTGAAAGCCCTGGATCGAGCGGAGAAATCGGGCTATTCCGCCCCACAAGTTCAACTGCAACGGGCAAACGTCTATCGCTTGAAAGGCGATTGGACTCACGCCCGATCAATTTTGAGCAAACTGGAAGAACTCGCCAGCCACAGCGCGGAATTCCACTACCAGAGTGCACTGTGCACCCTGGCGGAAGGGGACAAGGCTAAAGCTCTGAAATCGCTTGAAAAAGCGATTGAATTCGATCCCGGTCATACCGGTGCCCTCTTCCAACTCGGCTACTTCAACGATCTTTCGGGCAACGACCACGAAGCCATCAGCTTCTACGAACGTTGCTTGAAGTATCCACCGGTACACAAAGGCACGCTGAATAACCTCGGCGTTCTTTACGAAGACAACGCCAAGTACGATAAAGCCGTCGAATGCTTCAATCGGTTACTTCAGGCCGATCCCAACGATGATCGTGCGCGGTTATTCCTGAAGGATGCGTCCGCTTCGCTGACGATGCATTACAATCCCGAGGAAGAACAATCCTCGACGATCTTCCGGCAGGTACTGGAAGTTCCGGTAACCGATTTCGAACTCTCCGTTCGCAGCCGGAACTGTCTGAAGAAGATGGGAATTCGAACGCTCGGCGATTTGACCCGTATCACCGAAGCCAGCCTTCTGGCCAGTAAGAATTTCGGCGAGACATCGCTCGACGAAATTAAGAACATCATGGGCGCCAAAGGCCTGAGAATCGGCCAGTCCCTTGAACAGGGCATGCAGTATGAAATGCGCTACCGGCCGCAGCAGCAGTTGTCGCCGGAAGAGCAGGCGATGATGAACAAGCCGGTCAGCGATCTCAACTTGTCGGTTCGGGCACGCAAGTGCATGAATCGTCTATCGATTCTGACCATCGGCGAACTCGTCTCCCGTACCGCCGATGAGTTGTTGGAAGCCAAGAACTTCGGTCAGACTTCATTGACTGAAATCCGAGAGAAATTGACGGAACTCGGTATCAAATTACGCGGCGACTGA
- a CDS encoding IS1380 family transposase produces the protein MNVIFGRWFQKCKSRIERRLAKREAAMTFAPSFDASNIHYEVSERVGAISCGGLGAMHLLARRIGLIDDIDEKLHLLQFQRPYSESDHVLAIAYNSLCGGTCLQDMELRRTDENFLNALGTQRFPDPTTSGDFCRRFDSGSIQALIDAFNQTRLRVWSKQPDSFWECAKIDADGSFTQTRGERKAGMDINYNRDWCYHPLAVTLANTGETLSIVNRPGNRPSHEGAAVELDRALLLCLQAGFRRIVFRGDTDFSQTTRLDGWDANAKVRFYFGYDSKQNLEAIAENLPEAAWHKLERPAQYSAKAKLRHRRENTKERIVQEREFVNVKLISEAVAEFEYQPTACRRAYRLVVIRKNLSVEKGESVLYPDERYFFYITNDRECTAAEVVYEANDRCNQENLIAQLKGGCRALHAPLHDLESNWAYMVMASLAWNLKAWWALTLPETPGRWREKHRDQKQSVLKMEFKTFLNAFMLLPCQIVRKAGRIVYRLLGWNPHLPIFFRLLKALRC, from the coding sequence GTGAATGTTATTTTCGGACGTTGGTTTCAAAAATGCAAGAGTCGAATCGAACGTCGTCTGGCTAAGCGAGAGGCCGCGATGACCTTCGCTCCTTCTTTCGACGCCTCCAACATTCATTACGAAGTCTCCGAACGCGTGGGGGCGATCAGTTGCGGAGGCCTCGGGGCCATGCACCTTCTGGCCCGGCGTATCGGACTGATCGACGACATCGACGAGAAGTTGCATCTGCTCCAATTTCAAAGGCCTTACTCGGAATCGGACCACGTATTGGCCATCGCTTACAATTCCCTTTGCGGGGGTACCTGCCTGCAAGACATGGAACTGCGTCGCACGGACGAAAACTTTCTCAACGCCTTGGGCACTCAGCGTTTTCCCGACCCGACTACTTCGGGCGACTTTTGTCGACGCTTCGATAGTGGCAGCATCCAGGCTTTGATCGACGCTTTCAACCAGACCCGTTTACGCGTCTGGTCGAAGCAACCCGATTCCTTTTGGGAATGCGCGAAGATCGACGCCGACGGCAGCTTTACCCAAACGCGTGGCGAGCGTAAAGCGGGGATGGACATCAACTATAACAGAGACTGGTGTTACCACCCCCTGGCGGTGACCCTGGCGAACACCGGTGAGACGCTGAGCATCGTCAACCGTCCCGGCAATCGCCCTTCGCACGAAGGGGCCGCGGTCGAACTCGACCGGGCTCTTTTGCTGTGCCTTCAAGCGGGCTTTCGCAGGATCGTCTTTCGCGGCGACACCGATTTCTCGCAGACCACTCGCCTCGACGGCTGGGATGCCAACGCCAAGGTACGCTTTTATTTCGGCTACGATTCGAAGCAAAACCTCGAAGCAATCGCGGAAAACCTGCCGGAAGCGGCTTGGCACAAGCTCGAGCGTCCCGCGCAATACTCGGCGAAAGCGAAGTTGCGACACCGACGGGAAAACACCAAGGAGCGGATCGTCCAAGAGCGGGAATTCGTAAATGTGAAGTTGATCTCCGAAGCGGTGGCCGAGTTCGAGTACCAACCGACCGCTTGCCGAAGGGCGTATCGCCTGGTGGTGATTCGCAAGAATCTTTCCGTGGAAAAAGGCGAATCCGTTCTGTATCCGGACGAACGCTATTTCTTCTACATCACCAACGACCGGGAGTGCACGGCCGCGGAAGTCGTCTACGAAGCCAACGATCGCTGCAATCAGGAAAATCTGATAGCGCAGCTCAAGGGCGGTTGCCGGGCCTTGCACGCGCCGCTGCACGATCTGGAAAGCAATTGGGCGTACATGGTGATGGCCTCCCTGGCCTGGAACTTGAAAGCCTGGTGGGCCTTGACGTTGCCGGAAACTCCTGGTCGCTGGCGGGAAAAGCATCGGGACCAGAAGCAGTCGGTTTTGAAAATGGAATTCAAAACCTTCCTCAATGCGTTCATGCTTCTGCCTTGTCAGATCGTCCGGAAGGCCGGCCGCATCGTCTATCGATTGCTCGGCTGGAACCCGCACTTGCCAATCTTCTTCCGACTACTGAAAGCACTGAGGTGCTGA
- a CDS encoding methyltransferase domain-containing protein, giving the protein MKSSRVPAELPAFYANALPGLESIAADEIQRDLGGEIKRTERGLIVFKLEHLDESILNLRTTEDVFILAWGTDALTHRAIDLKSITHWSRKPDWKRLLSLHHSVQPKTKGKPSYRFVCQMQGTHVYQRKQALKAMAEGIRETDAIPASWKMVEENGWLEIWLSIHKERAVCGIRLSDRTMRHRTYKTEHMPASLRPTVAAAMVRLAGAAPGMTVLDPMCGAGTILAEQIELSKLRRAGRIETWGGDLDMNMLRAAVTNLKKLGPCLLARWDATKLPFGASSVERIICNPPFGKQISDPESIKPLYRYFIKECNRVLKPGGRVVLLVSDQPALREAIEHTSWSATRQYSVEILGQGATISVWQKPA; this is encoded by the coding sequence ATGAAATCCTCCCGAGTTCCCGCCGAGTTGCCTGCTTTTTATGCCAACGCCCTGCCTGGCTTGGAAAGTATAGCCGCGGACGAAATCCAACGCGATCTGGGTGGTGAGATCAAGCGGACCGAAAGGGGCTTGATAGTCTTCAAACTCGAACATCTCGATGAATCGATTCTGAATCTTCGAACTACCGAAGATGTTTTCATTCTGGCTTGGGGCACTGACGCCCTGACCCATCGGGCCATCGATTTGAAGTCCATTACCCATTGGAGTCGCAAGCCGGACTGGAAGCGACTGCTCAGTCTGCATCATTCGGTTCAACCGAAAACTAAAGGGAAACCGAGCTATCGGTTTGTCTGTCAGATGCAGGGGACGCATGTCTACCAGCGTAAACAAGCCTTAAAAGCCATGGCCGAGGGCATCCGAGAGACCGATGCAATTCCAGCAAGCTGGAAAATGGTGGAGGAGAATGGCTGGTTGGAAATCTGGCTATCCATTCACAAGGAAAGGGCAGTATGTGGGATTCGTCTATCGGATCGCACGATGCGTCATCGGACCTACAAAACGGAGCATATGCCCGCTTCATTGCGCCCGACTGTAGCGGCTGCAATGGTCCGGCTGGCAGGGGCCGCCCCCGGAATGACCGTGTTGGATCCCATGTGTGGCGCGGGAACGATTTTGGCGGAGCAAATTGAATTATCCAAGCTGCGTAGGGCCGGACGGATCGAAACTTGGGGCGGTGACTTGGACATGAATATGTTGCGGGCGGCAGTGACCAACCTGAAAAAGTTGGGGCCTTGTCTTCTCGCTCGCTGGGATGCCACCAAACTCCCTTTCGGCGCCAGTTCCGTTGAAAGAATCATCTGTAACCCACCGTTCGGCAAGCAAATTAGCGATCCGGAATCGATCAAGCCGCTGTACAGATATTTCATCAAGGAATGTAATCGCGTTCTGAAACCCGGTGGTCGGGTGGTGTTGCTCGTTTCGGATCAACCGGCACTACGTGAGGCCATCGAACATACCTCCTGGTCGGCCACCCGGCAATATTCTGTGGAAATTCTAGGGCAGGGTGCTACGATCAGTGTCTGGCAGAAACCTGCGTAG
- a CDS encoding class I SAM-dependent methyltransferase: protein MLNFEYFVSNLKSRIKSPILVILGSPRLVCDLATHFPEFSISNFQLDLHQTQKLEIEAESRNLKIQVFTKPDLWDVPEKYPTVLFPVMKHGERELKLDMLEQSIQVLEQGGMLASLSEYERDSLLPKWHKKIYGKCSSIPAQDDCSLFWSFKDTEPTRRRHEIVFHARIKDGPSRVFRSWPGVFSYGRMDDGARALLDCAEIRENDAVLDLGCGIGTNGILISHLTNGPITFVDSNVRACELTRINAEASELKRFQVLASSTQVELEPNSQDVVLANPPYYGQSLIVQKFLETSHALLKPGGRLYLVTKMINEVGAMATQFYPEATYDETRGYNVIKGIKE from the coding sequence ATGTTAAACTTTGAATATTTTGTCTCCAATCTTAAATCCCGGATTAAATCGCCCATCCTTGTGATCCTGGGTTCGCCCCGTTTGGTCTGCGATCTGGCAACGCACTTCCCGGAATTTTCGATTTCGAACTTTCAGCTCGATCTGCATCAGACCCAGAAGCTGGAAATCGAAGCGGAATCCCGAAATTTGAAGATCCAGGTTTTCACCAAACCCGATCTTTGGGATGTTCCTGAAAAGTATCCCACGGTTCTGTTTCCGGTGATGAAGCATGGCGAGCGGGAATTGAAACTCGACATGCTGGAACAGTCGATTCAAGTACTGGAACAAGGGGGGATGCTGGCCTCACTTTCCGAATACGAACGGGATTCGCTCCTGCCCAAATGGCACAAGAAAATCTACGGTAAGTGCAGCTCGATTCCTGCTCAGGACGATTGCAGTCTGTTCTGGTCGTTCAAAGACACAGAACCTACTCGGCGACGTCATGAAATTGTTTTTCACGCGAGAATAAAAGACGGGCCCTCGAGGGTGTTTCGAAGCTGGCCCGGAGTTTTTTCCTACGGCCGCATGGATGATGGGGCTCGCGCGTTGCTGGATTGTGCGGAGATCCGCGAGAACGATGCTGTACTCGATCTCGGCTGCGGCATCGGTACGAACGGGATCCTGATCTCACATCTGACGAATGGACCGATCACTTTCGTGGATAGCAATGTCCGGGCTTGCGAATTGACGAGGATCAATGCCGAGGCCAGCGAGCTCAAAAGGTTCCAGGTTCTGGCATCCTCGACACAGGTGGAATTGGAGCCCAATAGTCAGGATGTTGTGTTGGCGAACCCACCGTATTATGGCCAGTCGCTGATCGTCCAGAAGTTTCTGGAGACTTCGCACGCACTCCTTAAACCAGGGGGCCGGCTTTATCTGGTGACCAAGATGATCAATGAAGTCGGGGCGATGGCGACGCAATTTTATCCGGAAGCCACATACGACGAAACACGAGGCTATAACGTGATTAAGGGAATCAAGGAATGA
- a CDS encoding cupin domain-containing protein, giving the protein MTVEEVISILKLQPHPVEGGFFREIYRSSLIIPKSALPDNPGDRSLCTTIYYLLTAKTVSELHQLPTAEIFHFYLGSPVEMLQLSLDGESRRVYLGTDLKSGQVPQLVVPGGVWQGSHLCAGGEFALLGATMAPGFDYADYTSGNRKELLTLFPAEAELIKKLTPGQD; this is encoded by the coding sequence ATGACGGTTGAAGAAGTCATTTCCATCCTGAAACTTCAACCGCATCCCGTGGAAGGTGGATTTTTTCGGGAAATTTACCGCAGTTCGCTGATAATCCCGAAATCCGCTTTGCCGGATAATCCTGGAGATAGGTCACTCTGCACAACAATTTATTACCTGCTAACGGCCAAAACGGTATCCGAATTGCATCAATTACCAACTGCTGAAATTTTTCATTTTTATTTGGGCAGTCCGGTCGAGATGCTGCAATTGAGCCTTGATGGGGAGAGTCGCCGAGTCTACCTCGGTACCGATTTGAAATCCGGTCAGGTCCCTCAACTGGTTGTTCCCGGTGGCGTTTGGCAAGGAAGTCACTTATGCGCTGGGGGAGAATTTGCACTTTTAGGTGCAACCATGGCCCCGGGCTTTGATTACGCGGACTATACTTCCGGTAACCGAAAAGAGCTTCTCACGCTGTTCCCGGCCGAAGCCGAGTTGATCAAAAAATTGACTCCCGGACAGGACTAG